A region from the Carassius carassius chromosome 33, fCarCar2.1, whole genome shotgun sequence genome encodes:
- the LOC132114218 gene encoding thymosin beta-like → MSDKPDLTEIAKFDKTKLKKTETKEKNPLPTKETIEQERKGDATP, encoded by the exons ATGTCTGACAAGCCAGACCTCACAGAAATCGCCAAGTTTGACAAAACCAAGCTGAAGAAGACTGAGACAAAAGAGAAAAACCCTCTGCCCACCAAAGAGA ctatcgAGCAGGAGAGGAAAGGTGATGCAACACCGTGA
- the LOC132113670 gene encoding protein Wnt-8a-like yields the protein MPAVKVGDMYKCLARSSTQSLCLLSLPGYPSQCMCLESPQEGSIEDSGVAHAAMNLYQLFASLVMSMCCHILSTTAWSVNNFLVTGPKAYLTYTGSVQAGAQRGIKECKHQFSWDRWNCPESALQLSTHNGLRSATRETAFVRAISAAGVVYTLTKNCSMGDFDNCGCDDSKIGKMGGRGWVWGGCSDNVDFGERIAKQFVDALENGHDSRAAVNLHNNEAGRLAVKATLKRTCKCHGVSGSCSIQTCWMQLADFREIGTYLKIKHDQAQKLEMDKIRMRAGNSADNRGAIADTFSTVARTELIYLEDSPDYCAKNLSLGLHGTEGRECLQSGKNLSQWEKRSCRRLCHECGMKVEERRIETVSSCNCKFHWCCTVKCETCTQTVTKYFCAKRHKNRRPHNSSRKRQHARNR from the exons ATGCCTGCAGTCAAAGTTGGCGACATGTATAAATGCCTTGCTCGTTCGAGCACTCAGTCACTCTGTCTTCTGTCTCTTCCTGGGTATCCATCTCAGTGTATGTGCCTTGAATCCCCACAAGAAGGGAGCATCGAAGATTCAGGGGTCGCTCACGCAGCAATGAACCTTTACCAGCTTTTTGCATCGTTGGTGATGTCTATGTGCTGTCACATACTGTCGACAACAGCATG GTCGGTGAATAACTTCCTGGTTACAGGACCAAAG GCTTACCTTACATACACCGGTAGTGTGCAGGCAGGGGCTCAGCGTGGCATTAAAGAGTGTAAACATCAGTTCTCATGGGACAGGTGGAACTGTCCGGAAAGCGCACTGCAGTTATCTACACACAACGGCCTGCGAAGTG ccaCCAGAGAGACCGCTTTTGTGCGTGCCATAAGTGCTGCTGGAGTTGTGTATACTTTGACAAAGAACTGTAGCATGGGGGACTTCGATAACTGTGGCTGTGACGACTCCAAGATAGGAAAAATGG gtgGACGTGGTTGGGTATGGGGAGGCTGCAGTGACAATGTTGACTTTGGAGAAAGAATCGCTAAACAATTTGTGGACGCGCTGGAAAATGGGCACGACTCGCGCGCTGCAGTCAACCTGCACAATAACGAAGCTGGTCGACTT gcTGTAAAAGCAACACTCAAAAGGACATGCAAGTGTCATGGTGTCTCTGGAAGCTGCAGTATTCAGACATGTTGGATGCAGCTGGCTGATTTCAGAGAAATCGGCACCTATCTGAAAATCAAGCACGATCAAGCACAGAAGCTGGAGATGGACAAAATTCGGATGAGGGCAGGTAACAGTGCGGACAATCGCGGCGCAATCGCGGACACGTTCAGCACCGTTGCGCGCACAGAACTCATTTATTTGGAAGACTCTCCAGACTACTGCGCGAAAAATCTCAGCCTGGGACTACATGGAACAGAAGGCAGGGAATGCCTACAAAGCGGAAAGAATCTTTCTCAGTGGGAGAAGAGAAGCTGCAGGCGTCTCTGCCACGAATGTGGTATGAAAGTTGAAGAGAGGAGGATAGAGACTGTGAGCAGCTGTAACTGTAAATTTCACTGGTGTTGCACAGTTAAATGCGAAACATGCACACAGACTGTGACCAAGTATTTTTGCGCAAAAAGGCACAAAAACCGTCGGCCGCACAACAGTTCACGCAAAAGACAGCATGCGCGTAATAGATGA
- the LOC132114220 gene encoding lymphocyte cytosolic protein 2-like gives MSFGSVPSKSEVMGWNSGNLADYLKKLKLLGCDRVVKKSNMSGARFLNMTDKDFKKFPAEHIPFITKICRDINQNNKQKKGLFHRSDHRMPPNQGPNPGGWDSDEFDQEGSDNDYEEPDNNECEDNYICAASCDIEEDVNTDDDYEPPPTETPSELPTHFRVAKPLGDGDYLDSGPRGSARPPQDNRSASLPRGLLNFQTPKPPSRTDPSPHRPFIPPNQLKPSVPMVDRSKKPGSSPLSKKNIAKPAINQKTLPTASKSATLPTQRFNTQHRDEFPPPPVEVNSMMGQGMDPRWYVGQMSRGEAEVSLRQMNADGTFLVRDSSKGCTEQPYTLMVLHQQKVYNIQIRFLGNKDGYSLGTGLNGVANFSSVLDMVAHHMKTPLILIDGMERGAGPTRQCCLMHPAGF, from the exons ATGAGTTTTGGAAGCGTACCATCCAAGTCAGAGGTGATGGGCTGGAACTCTGGAAACTTGGCTGATTATCTTAAAAAA ttgAAACTGCTGGGGTGTGACAGAGTGGTGAAAAAAAGCAATATGAGTGGTGCAAGATTCTTG AATATGACTGATAAGGACTTTAAGAAGTTCCCTGCAGAACATATACC ATTTATCACAAAGATCTGCAGAGATATTAATCagaataacaaacaaaagaaggGTCTGTTTCATAG ATCAGATCATCGGATGCCTCCAAACCAAG GACCTAATCCAGGAGGCTGGGATTCTGATGAATTC GACCAAGAAGGAAGTGACAATGACTATGAGGAGCCAGACAATAATGAGTGTGAAGACAATTACATATGTGCAGCATCATGTGATATTGAGGAAGATGTGAATACTGATGATGATTATGAACCACCTCCTACTGAAACACCTTCTGAATTACCGACTCATTTTCGAGTTGCCAAGCCTCTTGGTGATGGTGATTATTTAG ACAGCGGCCCGCGTGGTTCTGCAAGACCACCCCAGGACAACAGGTCAGCATCTCTTCCCAGAGGGcttttaaat TTTCAGACACCTAAGCCTCCATCACGAACGGACCCCTCTCCACACAGGCCTTTCATTCCCCCTAATCAAT TAAAACCCAGTGTGCCAATGGTAGATCGGAGTAAGAAACCTGGCTCATCTCCTCTGTCCAAAAAGAATATTGCCAAACCAG CAATTAACCAAAAAACCTTACCAACAGCTTCAAAATCAGCAACTTTACCCACCCAAAG ATTTAACACCCAACACAGGGATGAGTTTCCTCCTCCACCTGTAGAAGTGAATTCGATGATGGGGCAG GGCATGGATCCACGGTGGTATGTGGGGCAAATGTCACGAGGAGAGGCCGAAGTCTCACTCAGACAAATGAATGCA GATGGCACTTTCTTGGTGAGAGACAGTTCAAAGGGCTGCACAGAGCAGCCATACACGCTCATGGTGCTGCACCAGCAAAAAGTGTACAACATCCAGATCCGTTTCCTTGGAAACAAAGATGGATATTCCCTGGGCACGGGCCTAAATGGTGTCGCG AATTTCTCCAGTGTTTTGGACATGGTTGCACATCACATGAAGACCCCACTGATTCTGATAGACGGAATGGAGCGTGGAGCAGGACCTACTCGCCAGTGCTGCCTCATGCACCCGGCAGGTTTCTGA
- the LOC132114222 gene encoding uncharacterized protein LOC132114222 isoform X2: MFQMESEGNSTENREHGSSDGLDYILKQLDLMSELIDQLEVKIQLLQCNLTVCFTHPDKMAHLQTDVETLTWLNHQQTTED; encoded by the exons ATGTTTCAG ATGGAGTCTGAGGGAAATTCCACAGAGAATCGTGAACATGGGTCCTCAGATGGCCTGGATTATATCTTGAAGCAGTTGGATTTAATGTCGGAATTGATTGACCAGTTGGAAG TGAAGATCCAGCTGCTGCAGTGTAACCTGACCGTGTGCTTCACACACCCTGATAAAATGGCACATCTCCAGACTGACGTGGAAACCCTAACCTGGTTAAACCATCAACAGACGACGGAAGACTAA
- the LOC132114221 gene encoding forkhead box protein I1-like → MTSYESQGHSPTRCGPQFPSLGQEPPELSLYSDSYYPPPSLPSPQRANPSSYELADYAASSPNPYLWFNSPGMNSSPYLGGTPGPAGPPFVPQHYGMQRAYLGPGGPGGPGGDLSWFSMPSQEELMKLVRPPYSYSALIAMAIHVAPERRLTLSQIYQYVAENFPFYNKSKAGWQNSIRHNLSLNDCFKKVPRDEDDPGKGNYWTLDPNCEKMFDNGNFRRKRKRKSDSLIERSSSGGNLRSESGDSNGRGSPKNQAVDISTSPEKSPSPASTGPSPCLSNFLTEMSGVAGSLDMDGDPLSRPFTLSLPVDGVQRASQPAGFGTYSPGSTVSEWASPLPPPPPISPSPSHSTLGYSGPALSQFNGHFYPGLSSTGILYPREGTEV, encoded by the exons ATGACATCCTATGAATCTCAAGGTCATTCTCCGACGAGATGTGGCCCTCAGTTCCCAAGCTTGGGACAGGAACCTCCAGAATTGAGTCTGTACAGCGACAGCTACTATCCACCACCATCACTGCCGAGTCCACAGAGAGCAAATCCTTCCTCATATGAACTCGCAGACTACGCTGCCTCATCGCCTAACCCCTACCTGTGGTTCAACAGCCCAGGGATGAACAGCAGTCCTTATCTGGGTGGAACACCAGGCCCTGCAGGACCGCCTTTTGTTCCCCAGCACTACGGCATGCAGAGGGCCTATTTAGGACCTGGGGGACCAGGTGGTCCTGGTGGTGATCTGAGCTGGTTCTCTATGCCTTCTCAAGAGGAACTTATGAAGCTGGTCAGGCCACCTTATTCATACTCCGCTCTTATTGCCATGGCCATACATGTTGCACCAGAACGCCGCCTCACTCTAAGTCAGATTTATCAGTATGTTGCAGAAAACTTCCCTTTTTATAACAAGAGCAAAGCAGGATGGCAAAACTCTATTCGTCACAACTTATCACTAAATGACTGTTTCAAAAAGGTTCCACGAGATGAAGATGATCCAG GGAAGGGTAATTACTGGACCTTAGATCCAAATTGTGAAAAAATGTTTGACAATGGCAACTTCAGACGCAAGAGGAAGAGAAAGTCTGACAGTCTCATAGAGAGGAGCAGTTCTGGAGGGAATCTGAGGTCAGAGTCAGGAGACAGTAATGGCAGGGGCAGTCCAAAAAATCAAGCTGTTGACATATCCACTTCGCCTGAAAAGAGTCCTTCACCCGCATCCACGGGTCCGTCACCATGCTTGAGCAACTTCCTGACTGAGATGTCTGGCGTAGCTGGTTCTCTGGATATGGATGGAGATCCCCTGAGTCGTCCCTTTACACTCAGTCTGCCGGTGGATGGAGTACAGAGAGCTTCGCAGCCCGCAGGGTTTGGCACTTACTCCCCCGGCTCCACGGTGTCCGAGTGGGCGTCACCTCTGCCCCCACCACCCCCCATTTCCCCATCACCCTCCCACTCCACTTTAGGCTACAGCGGGCCTGCTCTCAGTCAGTTTAATGGGCATTTCTACCCTGGTTTGAGCTCGACAGGTATTCTTTACCCTCGGGAGGGCACAGAGGTGTAG